Genomic DNA from Haloplanus aerogenes:
ACGGCGCATCTCGCCGCTCGAAACGTCCTCGGAGACGTGCCGATTCGGAACGCCTTCCTCGTCGGGCCGCTCCCCGCCGCCATCGCCGTCGTCGCCGCGGCACTCGAACTCCCGTCGCTCCCCGCCGTCGTCGTCGCCCTCGTCGTCGACGCGGTGCTCGTGCGGTACGTCTACGACCTCGACCGGCGGTTGACCGCCGGCGTCACCCTCATTCACGCCGTCGTCAGCATCATCCTCGGGAGCGTCCTCTTCAGCCTCTACGTGCTCGTCCTCTCGGCGCCGGGTTAGGCGACCGATCGGACGAGCCCCCGCACGCTCCGAAACGTGAGCGTACCGAGTACGCAGGCGACGCCGATCCACACGCCCAGCGTCGCCGCCTCGACGTTGCCGACGAGAAGCCCCACGACGTACGTCA
This window encodes:
- a CDS encoding DUF7473 family protein, encoding MVPLQTGVGSASPIAVAGTAALFALFLSLTAHLAARNVLGDVPIRNAFLVGPLPAAIAVVAAALELPSLPAVVVALVVDAVLVRYVYDLDRRLTAGVTLIHAVVSIILGSVLFSLYVLVLSAPG